The following are encoded in a window of Dehalobacter sp. 12DCB1 genomic DNA:
- a CDS encoding CbiX/SirB N-terminal domain-containing protein, which translates to MTGILILAHGSRQSETENTLQKIIEMVKEELKSGLNTNLIEYAFLQFSANNLETGLKKLLDRGVTEIKVIPYFLFAGVHILEDIPAEIDEFLKEYPNVKISFGQTLGADKRLAQIVVDRIKEMSGDAKCCS; encoded by the coding sequence ATGACGGGAATTTTAATCTTAGCTCATGGTAGCAGACAAAGTGAAACGGAAAATACGCTGCAGAAAATCATTGAGATGGTTAAGGAAGAACTGAAGTCTGGACTCAATACTAATCTAATTGAATATGCGTTCTTACAATTTTCCGCTAACAATCTGGAAACGGGCCTGAAAAAACTTCTTGACCGGGGAGTTACAGAGATCAAGGTCATTCCGTATTTCCTGTTTGCCGGTGTTCATATTCTGGAGGATATCCCGGCTGAAATTGATGAATTCTTGAAAGAATACCCCAATGTAAAAATCAGCTTTGGACAAACTTTGGGGGCAGATAAGAGACTTGCACAAATTGTTGTCGATCGGATAAAGGAAATGAGCGGTGACGCAAAATGCTGCAGCTGA
- the hemL gene encoding glutamate-1-semialdehyde 2,1-aminomutase, with amino-acid sequence MKSEILYEKAKQLMPGGVNSPVRNFQSVGDTPRFISRAKGARLYDVDGNEYIDYIGSWGPMILGHANPEVLEAVVTAAERGLSFGAATEAEVRMAQLICDLVPSIEMIRMVNSGTEATMSAVRAARGFTGRNKIIKFEGCYHGHSDAMLVKAGSGVMSSGVPSSLGVPPGCAADTLTAVFNDIGSVQALFENNKDQVAAVIVELVPANMGVVLPKPGFLQELQKLCTENSTLLIADEVITGFRLGLGGAQELFGIKPDLTAYGKIIGGGMPVGAYGGRKEIMQQVAPCGGVYQAGTLSGNPVAMAAGIAQLSILKNNPQIYTHIDSLSARLSNGLRELIKARGLKATVNSIGSLSTLLFTKREVYNYTDALTSDTKMYGRFFSAMLNQGIYLAPAQFEAVFISNSHTEVDIDRTLECAEKALRSL; translated from the coding sequence ATGAAATCGGAAATATTATATGAAAAGGCTAAACAGCTGATGCCCGGCGGAGTCAACAGTCCTGTGCGTAATTTTCAGTCTGTCGGCGATACGCCGCGCTTTATCAGCCGTGCCAAAGGGGCAAGACTCTATGATGTAGACGGTAACGAGTATATCGATTATATCGGCTCTTGGGGGCCGATGATCCTCGGACATGCCAACCCGGAAGTGCTGGAGGCTGTCGTGACGGCAGCTGAAAGAGGCTTGAGCTTCGGAGCTGCCACAGAAGCTGAGGTCAGGATGGCCCAATTGATCTGTGACTTGGTTCCGTCAATTGAAATGATCCGAATGGTCAATTCAGGAACAGAAGCAACGATGAGCGCAGTACGTGCAGCTCGCGGTTTTACCGGCAGAAATAAAATTATTAAATTCGAAGGCTGTTACCATGGACACAGCGACGCAATGCTGGTCAAGGCAGGATCGGGGGTTATGTCCTCCGGCGTACCGAGCAGCCTCGGGGTTCCTCCTGGATGTGCCGCTGATACTCTGACGGCGGTATTTAATGATATTGGCAGTGTGCAGGCCTTATTTGAAAACAATAAAGATCAGGTTGCAGCAGTGATTGTTGAGCTTGTACCTGCCAATATGGGTGTTGTCCTGCCGAAGCCGGGTTTTCTGCAGGAACTGCAAAAGCTTTGTACTGAAAACAGCACATTGCTCATTGCCGATGAGGTTATTACCGGATTCAGGCTTGGTCTAGGCGGAGCCCAGGAACTGTTTGGCATTAAGCCGGATTTAACGGCTTATGGAAAAATTATTGGCGGCGGCATGCCGGTCGGGGCATACGGTGGAAGAAAAGAAATCATGCAGCAGGTCGCACCCTGCGGAGGAGTCTATCAGGCAGGAACTTTAAGCGGAAACCCTGTGGCCATGGCTGCAGGTATTGCTCAACTGTCTATTCTTAAAAACAACCCGCAGATCTATACGCATATTGATAGTCTCTCAGCAAGACTAAGCAACGGATTACGGGAACTGATCAAAGCTAGAGGCCTAAAGGCGACGGTAAACAGTATCGGCTCGCTTTCAACGCTGTTGTTTACCAAACGGGAAGTCTATAATTATACCGATGCCTTGACCAGTGATACGAAGATGTATGGACGATTCTTCAGTGCCATGCTGAATCAGGGAATTTATCTTGCCCCTGCGCAATTCGAAGCGGTATTTATCTCTAATTCCCATACGGAAGTGGATATTGACCGGACGCTGGAGTGTGCAGAGAAGGCCTTAAGATCTCTCTAA
- a CDS encoding precorrin-8X methylmutase: MEHRFENVLPEEIEKRSFEIITEELGDIQLDMEKAPIIKRVIHTSADFDYVHNLCFSDNVVQIALSAIKNGASILTDTKMASVGINAGKLGAYGGKVYCFISDQDVAQEAKEKGSTRAAVCMEKASTIPEPLIIAVGNAPTALIRLDQLIRSGQIKPVLVIGVPVGFVNVVQSKELIMLSGVPYIVARGRKGGSNVAAAICNALLYSL; this comes from the coding sequence ATGGAGCATCGATTTGAAAATGTACTGCCAGAGGAGATTGAAAAAAGAAGCTTTGAAATCATCACGGAAGAGCTTGGGGATATTCAACTGGATATGGAGAAAGCCCCAATCATCAAGCGGGTGATCCATACTTCGGCGGATTTTGATTATGTCCATAACTTGTGTTTTTCCGACAATGTCGTGCAGATTGCGCTTAGTGCCATTAAAAATGGGGCATCGATATTAACAGATACAAAAATGGCCAGCGTTGGAATTAATGCCGGCAAACTAGGCGCATATGGCGGAAAGGTTTACTGCTTTATATCCGATCAGGATGTAGCACAGGAAGCAAAGGAAAAGGGCAGCACACGCGCGGCTGTTTGCATGGAGAAGGCCAGTACCATTCCGGAACCGTTGATCATCGCCGTCGGAAATGCACCTACAGCACTGATCAGACTGGACCAGCTTATTCGCTCAGGACAGATTAAGCCGGTACTGGTGATTGGAGTTCCCGTCGGCTTTGTCAACGTTGTGCAGTCTAAAGAGCTGATCATGCTTTCCGGCGTTCCCTACATCGTAGCCAGAGGCCGAAAAGGCGGAAGCAATGTTGCTGCAGCCATTTGCAATGCACTTCTTTATTCGCTCTAA
- the cbiE gene encoding precorrin-6y C5,15-methyltransferase (decarboxylating) subunit CbiE: protein MLQLNIIGMGPGNLLQLTREAAEAIERSQCLIGDKRILAGLINLADGKDLYHATQDRQIREFLHTLQSASACAYEVSILVSGDVGFYSLAKSLLGTLESENLVASPNIRLICGIGSLQYFASKLRTSWDDAVICSLHGRANNIVGKVMNNRKVFVLTGGDQNPASICRRLCDFGLAHVKVSIGENLSYPDERICTGKAQEFLEQPFTSLSVMIIENVTPLNRACITHGLPDEWFVRGDVPMTKQEVRAVSLSKLRLRQGDTTYDIGAGTGSVALEMALQQSDGFVYAIEKKDQAVELIQRNKEKFGVKNLIVIKNTAPDGIAELPPPDRVFIGGSSGNLKEILDMVYAKNPVAGIVINAITLETLNEAMDYYNDQTVYDVEIVQVMVSKARKLANYHLFTGQNPVFVLSVWPVGVSVAHKES from the coding sequence ATGCTGCAGCTGAACATCATTGGCATGGGCCCAGGCAATCTCCTGCAGCTGACTCGTGAGGCAGCGGAGGCAATAGAACGAAGCCAATGTCTGATTGGTGATAAGCGTATCCTGGCAGGATTGATAAACTTAGCAGATGGAAAAGACTTATATCATGCGACCCAGGACCGGCAGATCAGGGAATTTCTGCATACACTGCAGTCAGCCAGCGCGTGCGCCTATGAAGTTTCTATTCTGGTGTCTGGGGATGTTGGCTTCTACAGCCTGGCAAAGTCGCTCCTCGGCACTCTGGAATCCGAAAACCTCGTGGCTTCACCAAACATCCGCTTGATCTGTGGAATCGGATCACTTCAGTATTTTGCTTCGAAGCTCAGAACTTCCTGGGACGATGCCGTGATCTGCAGCCTGCATGGCAGAGCCAACAATATTGTCGGAAAAGTGATGAATAACAGGAAGGTATTTGTTCTGACAGGTGGAGACCAGAATCCGGCATCCATCTGTAGGAGACTCTGTGATTTCGGCTTAGCGCATGTCAAAGTCAGTATTGGTGAAAACCTATCTTATCCGGATGAGAGGATTTGCACCGGAAAGGCCCAAGAATTTCTTGAACAGCCCTTCACCTCACTGAGCGTCATGATAATCGAAAATGTAACGCCGCTGAACCGGGCCTGCATCACGCACGGGCTTCCAGATGAATGGTTTGTGCGTGGTGATGTGCCGATGACCAAGCAGGAGGTCCGGGCAGTTTCTCTCTCTAAGCTACGTCTCCGCCAGGGCGATACCACCTACGACATTGGTGCCGGGACCGGTTCTGTTGCACTTGAAATGGCACTGCAGCAGTCGGATGGATTTGTCTATGCGATCGAAAAAAAAGATCAGGCGGTAGAGCTCATCCAAAGGAATAAAGAGAAATTCGGTGTAAAAAATCTTATTGTTATCAAAAATACGGCACCGGACGGAATTGCAGAGCTTCCGCCACCGGATAGGGTTTTTATCGGCGGCAGCAGCGGTAATTTGAAGGAAATACTCGATATGGTTTATGCCAAAAACCCGGTTGCGGGAATTGTTATCAATGCAATTACGCTGGAAACCCTGAATGAAGCCATGGATTACTATAACGATCAGACTGTTTATGATGTAGAGATTGTTCAAGTAATGGTCTCCAAAGCCAGAAAGCTGGCGAATTATCATCTCTTTACGGGACAGAACCCGGTGTTTGTGTTATCGGTCTGGCCTGTTGGAGTAAGCGTAGCGCATAAAGAAAGCTAA
- a CDS encoding AraC family transcriptional regulator: MQQKEIVRKIVETFYGATEITTLYVPLTLVNRPSILRGSNYTFLMDYFEFGEIINFLTALFEQDSFDLNTYHTVITKNFFVYNIVMIGYKTKKIGAVVSGPLIVHDPPEIVLDNILRSQLLSFQKKQEFKSALKTVPLTTLKRIDYLGRFLLVLCKPNVKTLVGSKQNFHCWEERDPKAGYKNLLNPCLEEDRKSHYDMIYFFLKSARDNIIRGDEKGIQLLLRKSGDLLWQTRAYDEQYISSLKLNCIITGSICCLYAIQGNAPYERMMSLLERFIVKINKQSSPEEIIIQMVEISKVFTHAVSVLTCKEYSIHINRALQYIKRYYAEKITLNQLARYLGLSPSYLSSQINKETHLTLAGNINKIRIEQSKDLLLNSNKPIKEIADAVGYNYQNHFNSIFKGIVGMTPLEFRKKGFLR, translated from the coding sequence ATGCAGCAGAAAGAAATAGTCAGAAAAATTGTCGAAACGTTTTATGGTGCTACAGAAATTACAACCTTGTACGTCCCGTTAACACTGGTTAATCGCCCTTCAATTCTAAGAGGATCCAACTATACATTCTTGATGGACTATTTTGAGTTTGGTGAAATCATCAATTTTCTTACAGCTTTGTTTGAACAAGACTCTTTTGACTTGAATACTTATCATACTGTTATTACCAAGAACTTCTTTGTCTATAACATTGTGATGATTGGGTACAAAACAAAAAAAATAGGAGCGGTGGTTTCTGGGCCGCTCATCGTTCATGATCCTCCAGAAATAGTTCTGGATAATATTCTCAGGTCTCAATTATTATCCTTTCAGAAAAAGCAGGAGTTCAAGAGCGCATTGAAAACAGTGCCTTTGACCACTTTAAAACGTATTGATTACCTAGGAAGATTTCTCCTTGTGTTATGTAAACCCAATGTCAAGACATTAGTCGGCTCGAAGCAAAATTTTCACTGCTGGGAAGAAAGAGATCCCAAGGCAGGATATAAGAATTTGCTTAATCCCTGTCTGGAGGAGGATAGAAAAAGCCATTATGACATGATTTATTTTTTTCTTAAGAGTGCTAGAGATAACATCATCCGCGGAGATGAAAAAGGAATACAACTGCTTCTCAGAAAATCCGGGGACTTGCTATGGCAAACACGGGCCTACGATGAGCAATATATTTCTTCCCTAAAATTAAATTGCATCATTACAGGCAGTATCTGCTGTCTTTACGCCATTCAGGGAAATGCTCCCTATGAACGGATGATGTCTCTGCTGGAGCGTTTTATTGTCAAGATAAATAAACAGAGTTCACCTGAAGAGATTATTATTCAAATGGTAGAAATCTCTAAAGTGTTTACACACGCCGTTTCTGTCTTAACCTGTAAGGAATATTCGATCCATATAAACCGGGCTTTACAGTATATCAAACGTTATTATGCTGAAAAGATCACTTTAAATCAGCTGGCCAGGTATCTTGGCTTAAGCCCTTCATATCTTTCCAGTCAAATAAACAAAGAAACACACTTAACACTTGCAGGCAATATTAATAAAATCCGGATTGAGCAAAGCAAGGATCTTTTGCTGAATTCCAATAAGCCCATAAAGGAGATTGCTGATGCGGTGGGGTATAACTATCAAAACCATTTTAATTCTATTTTTAAAGGTATAGTTGGGATGACCCCGCTAGAATTTCGAAAAAAAGGATTCTTAAGATAA
- the hemB gene encoding porphobilinogen synthase, which translates to MEAIRPRRLRKDNVTRELVRETRLSKSALIYPIFIKEGSAIEENIAAMDGQKRYSPDRVEHAVETVIKAGIGSVLLFGVPEHSRKDETGSEAYNENGALQQAVRKIKLSFPQINVITDVCLCEYTSHGHCGLLKGKEVDNDGTLSILAKVAVSHAQAGADMVAPSDMMDGRIQAIREALDQHHFTTLPIMSYSAKYASSFYGPFREAAGCAPSFGDRKTYQMDYHNLREAVRESELDVLEGADILMVKPALAYLDVIAKLKETFDLPLAAYSVSGEYSMIKAAAKAGLIDEAAMICETTVSFFRAGTDMLITYFAPEIAAYISEGRIG; encoded by the coding sequence ATGGAAGCAATCAGACCGAGAAGATTGAGAAAAGACAACGTTACCCGGGAGTTGGTACGTGAAACTCGTCTTTCTAAAAGTGCCCTGATCTACCCGATATTTATCAAGGAAGGCAGTGCAATTGAAGAAAATATCGCAGCGATGGACGGCCAGAAGCGCTACAGCCCGGACCGGGTTGAACATGCGGTGGAGACCGTCATCAAGGCTGGTATCGGCAGTGTTCTGCTTTTCGGGGTACCGGAGCACAGTCGCAAGGATGAGACCGGAAGTGAGGCCTATAACGAAAACGGTGCCCTGCAGCAGGCCGTTCGGAAAATCAAGTTGAGCTTTCCACAGATTAATGTCATTACAGATGTATGCCTTTGCGAATATACCAGTCACGGACATTGTGGCCTATTAAAAGGCAAGGAAGTGGATAATGACGGTACTCTGTCAATACTGGCCAAAGTGGCAGTATCCCATGCCCAGGCCGGTGCAGATATGGTAGCGCCATCCGATATGATGGATGGACGGATACAAGCCATCCGCGAAGCGTTGGACCAACACCATTTTACGACCCTACCGATTATGTCCTATTCGGCCAAGTATGCATCCTCCTTCTATGGACCTTTTCGGGAGGCAGCCGGATGTGCACCGTCTTTCGGAGACCGGAAAACTTATCAAATGGATTATCATAATCTGCGTGAAGCCGTCCGGGAATCTGAACTTGATGTGCTGGAAGGGGCGGACATTTTGATGGTCAAACCGGCTCTGGCTTACCTGGATGTGATTGCCAAGCTCAAAGAGACATTTGACCTTCCCCTGGCTGCTTACAGTGTCAGCGGAGAGTACAGCATGATCAAGGCGGCAGCAAAAGCCGGACTGATTGATGAGGCCGCGATGATCTGCGAAACGACCGTGAGTTTTTTTCGGGCAGGAACCGATATGCTGATCACATATTTTGCACCGGAGATTGCGGCGTATATCAGTGAAGGAAGAATTGGTTAA